The region TAAGTTCTGGCAAGACCGGTTTCGAGCAATCCGAATCGAAGACGAAGCGTCGCTGCTCGCCTGCGCGGCCTATGTTGATTTGAATCAAGTTCGTGCCGGACTAGCCGAGTCGGTCGAGGAAAGCAAGTTTTCGTCCATCCAAACTCGCATCGAATCGGAATTCAGATCAACGGCTGAGTCACCACTGGAATCATCGCAAGCGAACGTCACAAGCGGCGATGGAAATCAAAAACACAAACCTTCAATACGCCGTGACGAGTTTCTTGCCAGACTGACGATTGACGAGCGGCGGGACGATCTCGGAGCTTGTGAAAGCGACTCGCCTCATCGGCTCACCGATAAGGGGTTTTTGCCGCTCACGCTGCCCCAGTACATCGAATTACTGGAGTGGACCATCGAGCAAACGTCACCAAAGCGAGAGAAAACCTGTGGTCGAGCGCCCACGGCACTGAGTCAGACTGGACTGAGCCGGCGGGCGTGGACGAAACTGGTCGACAGTTTTGACGAGGTGTTCACCCATGTGGCGGCGCGAATCGAAACACTCGAATCCTGCCGCAGCAGAATCACCGGTCGCCGCTTTCGCATCACCAACGAAGCAAGGCAGTTAATCGCAGCGGCTGCCTGATGCGATTTGCTCGAGCGAATTTAGCCGCAACATTTCAAATGGCAATTTTGTGACAACTCATCAGATCCGGTGAGCTGGTATAAGCGATTGAGCAAATTGGGGCCAATGGTCGCCTTGCGGCATTTCATCGTCGGCACTCATCAATACCCGCTACCCTCGTTAAAACAGGGCAACAATCGATACACACAGTGGGACGGAGAACCCTGCTATGCGCCATTGCGTCTTTCGTTCACTTGGTCGTTCTTGAAGTGCCATGTTCCTGCCGAATCGAGAGCTTGCTATGTCCCCAATCACATGGAGGAAGAATGCATATTTGACTTCGGGGGCGCGAGCAAAGAAAATCTCGGATCTGCCATCGAAACGTTTGTAATTCGCATTCGCGACCATCGGTGTGAAGTCAGACAGAACTAAACCTGACCAACGCTGAATTGAAGTGAAATCCTCCGTCGCCAAACGAGTAAACTTGGCCAAACGGTAATTGCCGTCACTTCTACCCACCTTCGGTGATATCAATCGAGACCGCCCAAACTAGCTCTCTTCATTTTCAATCATGAGCCCCCGCATGCCCCATCACCCTGCTTTGTCCCCCACCAGTTCGCCTCAGTCTAGCCGTGCTTTGTCCCCAAAAGATTCTCGTGCTCTGTCCCCGAACGATTCTCGTGCTCTGTCCCCGAACGATTCGAAGGATTCAGTTTGGCCTACGCATGCTGTGTCCCCGAATGGTGCTGTGTCCCTGTTGGGTGGGGGAGGAATGGGGGTTCGCAGGTTTGCGCTAGCGTTCGTCGGCGGTCTGCTCGGCTTGATGCTGGGGGCGACCGCGGACGCGGAAGAATTGACACGACCGAATGTGGTGGTGATCTTTATTGATGACATGGGATACGCCGATATCAATCCCTTTGGTGCGACCGGCTACCCGACTCCGCACCTGGACCGGATGGCGGCCGAAGGGCGGCGTTTCACCGATTTTTGCGTTTCCTCGGCCGTCTGCAGCGCGTCACGATCGGCGTTGATGACCGGCTGCTTTCATAAACGAATCGGTATCTCGGGGGCTCTGGGACCAAAATCAAACATCGGTCTGAACGCTAACGAAACCACACTCGCCGAAATCTGCAAAAGCAAAGGGTACCGCACCGCGATCTACGGCAAGTGGCATCTGGGACACAACCCAAAGTTTTTGCCCACCAACCACGGTTTCGATGAGTATTACGGGATCCCGTACAGCAACGACATGTGGCCGCACCATCCGGCTGCGATCGCAAAACGGAAGAATAATCCTAACGCACCGATCAGCTGGTCCGAACTGCCAATGATCGAAAACACAACGGTCGTCAACGAAAAAGTCCAACCAGATGACCAACGACAAATGACGCAAGAGTTCACGCGACGCGCGGTCGATTTCATTAAGCGAGATGCCGACGAACCGTTTTTCTTGTATCTGCCACACCCGATGGTTCACGTTCCGCTGTATGCATCGGACGAATTCGTCGGCAAAAGCGGGAAGGGCTTATTCGGCGACGTGGTGATGGAACTGGATTGGTCGGTCGGGCAAGTCATGCAAGCGATCGAAGATATCGGCGCCGAACGAAACACGCTCGTTGTTTTTACTAGCGACAATGGGCCGTGGATGTCGTACGGCGACCACGCCGGCAAAGCGACGCCGCTGCGTGAGGGCAAAGGCACGATGTGGGAAGGCGGCTATCGCGAACCCACGCTGATGTGGTGGAAGGGAACGATCCCCGCAGGCACCACCTGCGATACCTTGGCGAGCACCATTGATTTGTTGCCAACCGTCGCGGCGATGATCGGCGCCGAGTTACCCGATCACCCCATCGACGGCCATGACATCCGGCCGCTGATGTTCGGCGAGACCGATGCCGTGACACCTCACGAAACCTTTCCGTGTTTTTATTCGGGGCAACTTCAAGCGATTCGCAACGAGCGATTCAAATTGGTGTTCCCGCACAAGTACCGAACGTTGAACGGTCATCCAGGTGGCACCGGAGGATTGCCAGTCGGATACCAACAAGCGGTGGCCGACAAAGCCCTCTACGACCTGGACAATGACATCGGTGAAACGAAGGACGTGTCCGACCAACATCCCAATGTCGTCGCCGAGTTGGAAGCCGCCGCGCAACGATACCGTGAGTCACTGGGGGACCGGTTGACGAAAACCAAAGGCACCGACGTCCGCCCGGCAGGCAAGATGGAACCCGGCGACGAAAAGCTGCCCCTGATCTGGTAACGATGCTGACGACGAGGTTGGTTTCGGTGAAAACATCTCGCCAGCATTTCATACAGCACTATCATCCGGCGAAAAGCAGGACGTTCTTCCCGCGGTCTTTGCAACCGATCTGTCTAGCGGCGGGGGAACGCGGCCGGCTGGCCGTACCAGGGAGGAAACGTCCCGGACTTGACCGCCAACAGGATCGCTTTTCCGTGCAGGTGCTCGGGACCGTGGGTGTAGTCCCATTCGAGTCGTTCTTCATAGCGCAGCACACGGAGGTCCGCCCGCGGTTGGGTTGCCCATCCAAGCAGGCGATTGGGCGGGAAGTAATTGATCACCGCGTCGGCGGTCTCGCTGACCGGGGCTTTGTTCTCCAGTCCCGGACTTTGGTCGCTGCCGGGATCTTCGGTCGAATGAACTTCGACGTACAACGCTCCGCCGGACTTTAGGCCGGCGAGCATCGCTAGCCAAACGCGTTTCGAATCAGACTCGCTGATGTGGTCAAGCACCGTCGTTGCGCAGATCAGGTCATAGCTGGAGGGTTGGATTTCAAATTCGCAGACGTTCGCGACCTGCGTTTTGACGTTTTCCGAAACCCCCTGTTCGGTTGCCCGTTGCATGATCCGTTCGCCCCCTCGGGGACTCAGATCAACGGCGGTCACCGAAAATCCGGCACGAGCCATCGCGATCGTATCGCGTCCGGCGCCTGCCCCCAGATCTAAAGCAAATAAGTTCTTCGCCGCAGAAAATCCGTCGTCTCCTGATGCCTCGGTCCGGCAAATTTGCCGCAGATAGGCCGCCAACGGCGCCGACGGGGTGTCCCCATAGGCAATCTCTTCACGATCATACGGTTCGAAGAATCGATCTTGGTTCGAAGCCATCGGGGTCAACTTTTTGGGGAAACTTTTGCGAGGATTAGCCAAGCTTGCCACAGCGGTGGCGAATGGGCAATGACGACGGATTTAAAATCAGGTCAGGGTAAAAACGCGGACGCTGCGAAGTCTTGCGGCGTCATCACAATCGCTTCGAGTTCGATCGATGAAACGAGCCATCATCTCAATCACGAAGTGGGCCTGGTTCGGTCTGCTGCTATTGTTAGCGTTCGGCTACATGGCGTCCGGATTATCCAACGGACGAACCACCGAATCAGCCTCTTCGATCCGGCCGAAAGAGAGCGATCCGCGATCCCCCGATATGTCACTCGAGGCTGCCGGGAATTCGAAGCCGATCGCGACGGAATCAGGCGACGCAGATTCAGTCGATGCCGTCGTTGACCGGATCGATCAAGCCCGACGACAAGCGATCACCGCGGCAGGACTGCGGTCTGCGGAGATGGCGGATTGGATGACCGTCTGCCGGCGTCTGTCGTTGGCGCTCGTCGGGAGCGGATTGTCACTCGAAGAGATCCGCGCACTCGAGTCATTGCCTGTCGATCAACGCGAACGCGCCCATTTGGATCGGTTGCTCGGTGACGTTCGGTTTCATGATTACTGGGCCGAGCGTTGGACACGGTTTCTTGTCAGTGATGAAGGCCCTTTTCTGGTGTACCGACAACGACGGTTTCGCCATTGGTTAAGCGAGACGATTGCCGAAAATCGACCGTACGATCAAGTGGTTAGAGACTTAATCACTGCCGAAGGACTTTGGACAGATCGCCCCCAAGTCAACTTTTTGACGGTCACCTTCGATAGTAACGATGGAAGCCCTGATCCGGTGCGTTTGGCGGCTCGGACCTGTCGAGCATTTCTAGGGTTACGGATCGATTGTTTGCAGTGTCACGACGACTTTTTAGGAAATGTCAGTTTGGGAGATGAAGACGCACTGCGAGGAGGCAGCCAAACGGACTTTCATCAACTGGCCGCCTTTTACAGCAGCGCCAAAACAAACGGATTGCAGGGAGTGCGGACCGAGAGCGTCGACTACCGTTTCCAATACCTTGATGCCGACGAAGAAGTCGACGTGACGGCGGATGTGCCCTATCGCCAAGACTTACTACCAGAGGATGGTGACCCGCGCGAGCGATTGGCTCGTTGGGTGACGGCGGCAGACCATCGACAGTTTGCTCGTGCGGCAGTGCACCGTTTTTGGACGTTGATGTTCGGTCGAGCGGTGACCGATGCCGTCGACAACTTGCCGCTCGATGAATCCGATGATCCCGTACTGGTTGCGTTGATCGATGATTTTCAACGGCACCGAGATGTCCATCGAACGATTCGATTGATCGCATCGACCGAAGCATTCCGCGTCGATAGCGTTGCCGATTTCGAGATCACGGCACGGCACGAAGTGGTGCACGCAGCGTTCCCGCTCACCCGGTTGCGGGCCGAGCAGGTTGCCGGATCGATCACCCAGGCATCGAAGGTCAAAATGATCGATCGCGACTCTTCGCTGTTGGTACAACTGATCCGTTTCGGGGCGATCAATGATTTTCTAAAGCGTTACGGTGATTTGGGTGAAAACGAGTTTTCCAAGGACGGCATCACGATTCCTCAACGTTTAATGTTGCTCAACGGGTCGATGCTTCACGAAGCGGCAAAGTCAGAACCGATCTTAAATACCACCGGACAGATTAAGTCCTTTGCCCAAGACGATCCCCAAGCCGTCGAAGTCGCATTCTTGTGTTTGCTCAATCGGTACCCCACCAAAGAAGAACAAGCGTACTTTGCCGAAAAGGTTGGCGAAGCGGACGGCCGTGGCAACGGTCTGGAAGACCTGTTTTGGATGCTCGCCAATTCGACCGAGTTTACGTGGAATCATTGAACGTCAAATAGCCCGGCGAGAGCCATAGCGAATCGATTCATTCAGTGCCTACGTTTCGAAAACCCATCGCGAGGTTAGTTGTGAACGATCGCGGTACTTGTTAACTACATCGCACTTCATAGATCACTTATCGAACATGTTGCATTCATCCGTTTGCGATCCAAAGTTGCACTTTTCGCGCCGCACCTTACTAGGCGCCGGGGCTGGTGGGGCGATGCTTTCGGCGATCGCGAATCAGCTTGCCTGGGCCGACCAAATCGCCAAGACCGACGCCGGCGAACAAAAGAATGTCATTCTGCTTTGGATGGATGGTGGGCCAAGTCAATTGGAGACCTTTGATCCGCATGTCGGCAGCAAGTACGGCGGCGATGTGGGGGCGATCCCGACGACGGTCAAAGGACTTGAGATCGCCGACACGCTGCCGCAAACTGCGGAGAAAATGCACCTGGGAACATTGATCCGCAGCATGACGAGTAAGGAAGGTGACCACCAACGCGCGACATACAACGTCAAAACTGGATGGCGTCTCGATCCGACGTTGGTTCATCCGTCGATCGGTGCGGTGCTGTGTCATGAGTTTCCGCAATCATTGGATATCCCACGTCACGTTTCAATCATCCCCGGGCAGTGGCCTTCCAAAGGTGGCTACTTAGGGCCAAATTTTGATGCCTTCATCGTCGGTGATCCCAACAGCCCGGTACCCGACTTGAAGGCTCGTGTTGATGCCGATCGGATGGATCGAAGGCTCAACGGGCTCGACTTTTTAGAATCTCAATTTCGCCGCGGTAGATTAAAAGACTTGGATCACAATCGAACGTTGCACCAATCGTCCACGGCGGCGGCACTACGAATGATGTCCAGCGAACAAATCGACGCATTCGATGTCAGCGACGAGTCTGCCACGACGTTGGCGTCTTTTGGTGACACTCCGTTTGGACGCGGTTGTTTGGCGGCATCGCGGTTGATCGAAGCCGGCGTGCGATGTGTCGAAGTCAACTTAAGCGGTTGGGACACTCACGTGAACAATCACTCGCTTCAGTCGTCAGCATGCGGGACGCTGGATCCCGCACTTGCATCACTGCTTGGAAGGTTGGAAGAACGTGAGATGCTGCGAAACACGTTGGTCGTTTGCGGCGGTGAGTTCGGCAGAACACCGGTGATCAATCCGGCCGGAGGACGTGACCATTGGCCGAACGGGTTCTCGATGTTTCTGGCCGGTTGTGGGATCCGCAAAGGAAGCGTCTATGGCGCGACGGCAGCCGATCCGGTGGTCAAATCGGAGGATCTGAAATCGAATCCGCTGGTTAATTTGGACCAGCCGGTCACGATCGGCGATCTGCACGCAACGATCCTGAAGTGCCTGGGGGTCGCGTATGAACGCGAGTTAGAAACGCCGGTTGGCCGCCCTTTGGTCCGTATCGAAGGCGATCCGATTGATGATCTGATGGTTTAGCAAGGGCTGCGCAGTGATCCGCTATCCCAGAGAATTGGGGCCGCAAACTTGTCACCGTTGATCGGGTTTCTTTGTAATGCCGGCAGCGGTCGTGTATAACGAGAGGACGAATCGAAGCTTAACATCATGATTGCCCAACGTCGTTCCCGCTAACGGGATGCATGCGACTCGAACGTGACACAATTGTCTTCGCCTTTCATCGAAACGCGAGGGTGTGCCTGCGTTGTGACTCCTCCTCTTTTCACTGGGCAGTTTAATGATTCGTTCGAACAACCTACGAAGCGGTACACACAGACTCCTGGTCCGTCTCGGTATCACATGTGTGTTTTGGGTGTTGGTCGATTCAGTTGCCGCGTTGTCGAACGATGCGGTGGCAGAAGCGACGGAATCAAAGGCGGATTCTTTGGTTCAGAAAGCACTTCAATCAGAACTCGCCGGTGACTCGGTCGAGCGTTTTCGTTTGCTCGACCAAGCCGTCGAGCAGGATCCAGAAAACACCTCGGCGCAGTGGCAATCTGGCTTCCTTCTCCACCGTGACCGGTGGGTTCCCGTTCGGTTATCAATGCTGATGAACTCTGCCGATGAGGTTCTGCAGCAGTACCACCAGCGACGGCGAGAACAGTCCGGTAACCTTGCCGGTGAAGTTTCACTTGCCAAATGGTGTCGGCAGAATCAGCTTGACGATCGAGAGCGAATGCACTGGGAGAATGTGCTGACGCTTGCCCCCAACCATGCCGAAGCCCGATCAAAATTGCGGCTACGACGCTACGAAGGCCAATGGGTCCCCAAAGACCAGGTGATCACGGCGAAACGATTGCAAAATCAAGAACGACGAGCGCTCCATCAGTGGATGCCAGTGCTACGCGAATGGGTCGAACGGATTGAAGACGTTTCGGCCGACCGGTCCGAGGCATGGCGATCCATTGCGTCGGTGGATGATCCCGATGCGATCGGTGCACTTGAAATCTTCGCCCACCGAAGCGCTCCTTCGCTGCAACGACACTTGATCGAAGTGATCGGCCGAATCGACGGTCAGACTTCGTCGGACGCCTTGGTCAGACTTTCGCTGGAACTTGACGACGCGTCAGGACGGAATATCGCTGCCCTTGAACTTGCCAAAGATCCGATTCACGCGTTCGCCGGCCAGTACCTCGATCGACTTGAAGCACCGTTGAAGTACCGATCATCCCTCTCGCGAATCGGGGATACCGTGTTTAGTGAAACCTTGATTCGACAAGAACGCGCCGATGACGTGGTCACCTTTACTCGAGCAACGAAGGCGGGGATGTCCATCAACGCCCCAGTCATTCGGACAAGCCGAGTCTATCACCAGATATTCGCCAACGAGCTCGCGTTTCAAACACGTCGGATCGCCGAAACAGAACAGTCGATTGAGAACCAAAACGAGGATCGGGCGTCGAGCAACGAACGCATTTTCGCGGCCCTCAAAACGTCGACCGGCGAGCAGTTCGACGATCAGCCGCAGCTTTGGTGGGACTGGTGGAAGCGGTACAACGAATACGATGTCACGGCTTCCAAACGACATGTCCATTTGTCGCAAACAGACTATCGACGCGGCGAACTGCGAATCCCATTACCACCGCGATGTGAGTGCTTCCCCGCGGGAACCATCGTGCACACTGAAACCGGGAGACGTCCGATTGAATCGATCCGAAGCGGTGACAAGGTATTGTCAAAGGACCCGATTTCGGGCGAGCTCAGCTATCGCTTAGTGACTCGAACTACCGCTCGTCCACCGAGTGACACGATGCGTCTGATGGTCGCCGGCGAGTCGATTACGGCAACGGTGGGGCATCCGTTCTGGGTGACCGGAAAAGGCTGGACGATGGCGAAAGAACTCAATCCGGGCGACCGACTGCATGGACTGCACGGCTCTGTCCCGATCGAGGTTGTCGAAGGCGGAGCGGCCTGTGAAGCGTTCAACCTGGTGGTCGAAAAGACCAACACGTACTTTGTCGGCGAATCAGCCTTGTTGGTTCATGACAACATGATCCGTTCGTCCTCACAACAGCCGATTCCAGGTTGGCATTCGAATTAGTGGAACGTTGTCGCCCCACCTTTCGCCGGTAGGCTGTGAGTTCAATGCTTTACGTCCGCACGTTCCGCATGCCCGCTGAGCCGACGGCGCTAGCCGCGGGCCCAGCCTTCCACGTGATTTTCCGCAGCACAGGTCCGACGCTAGCGCGTACGGCTCACGGATCTCGAAAAGATTCCCGGGAAGCCAGTTTCTACGACGGTGCTGCCAGATAAAACGGTGCTTGCGCAGGCAATTACTTCGAAAGCTTTTTCTTTGCAGTCGTCATTCCTTTGGCGATCGTGTCGGCAAAATCCGCCGCATCCAGTTCGGCCAAGACCAAGAATGCTTCGCTAAGCACTCGCTTGGTTTCTGCGGCATTGATGTGAGTCTTTTCGGTGTCCACACGTTTGCTAACGGCGTTGTAGAAATCGGTCAGTTTCATTTCAATCTCGAGTCAAGCTGGGAAGTTTTTCGATGCTGAGTTCGTGAAGCCAAAGGCAGCTTCTTACAAAGCCATCGTACCATGTTTCACCTCGTTCGACGCTTCTGGTCGATCGACATCACATCGTCGCGATTGACTCGAAGTCGGGCGATTGCCGGACTTGTGTTTCGGTCGATGCCCTGTCAGATTGAGTCCCCATCCGCACCTCTATTGAAACCGAAAAATGTCAGGACCCTCGGACGATCAAATCATCGAGTCTGTTCGGCTGTATCGTGAGTCGCTTGCCGAAACAAAAGCGTTCTATTTTGAGGCGGCCGAATTGGTCCGTGGTTCCTATGGTTGGCTGGGGCAAGGCCAATCAGACGCCGAGTCGTTCGCCCAGCAGATGGATGATTTGCACCAAGGATTCTTGATGAAGGTCTTCGCCGCGGTGGTTCCCGACGCGAGTGCGAAAAGTCTTGAGCAGCGACAAATGGGACGCGCGTTATTAGAGCATTTGTGGGGAAAGTCGGTGCTCGGTAGTCAGCTTCATGAAGCCGTCGACTGGCTGATCAATGCCGCCGCGGATTTCCAATGGGACGAATTGGTTCGCCCGTTTACAGAGTTACCCGACCTGCGAAATCATTGGGGCGAGTTGGAAACGCTGGCCATGCGAATGGCAAACTTGTTGACGAATGTCGATGGTAATGTCAGCGTCGCCGACAATGCCAACATCGCATCGATGAAGCGCCAATTTGATCAAGCACGTGGACGGGCTCCCGACAACCTTACCCGTCAAGCCGATACCGATAATGCGCGTGCCGCCATCGACTGGCTTCGTGACGAGGCGAAGCGGTTACGTGGTGACGCAATCTCGGCGAACGTCGGAAAGCCCACACCAACGGCCGGCCCAGGAAGATCGCCGCAACCGGCGTCACCGCAGCGATCAACGCCAAAGACCACGACGACTGAAACATCCGAAGACGTTCGCACACCTGAGCAACGTTTAGAGGATGCCAAGGCAAAGCTTGACCGGTTGATCGGGCTGGACAACATCAAGGATCAGATCCAAACCTTAACCAACTTTTTGGCGATGGAACGAAAACGCCAGGAACTAGATCTGCCGACTTCGCGACCGAGTCTGCACATGGCATTTGTCGGTAATCCCGGGACAGGAAAAACCACGGTTGCGAGGATCATTGCGGAGATCTACGGTGCGCTCGGGGTCCTCGAGAAAGGGCACCTTGTCGAAACCGATCGCAGTGGGTTGGTAGCCGAGTTCGCCGGCCAAACCGGTCCTAAAACCAATGCAAAAATCGATGAAGCTCTCGATGGCGTGCTGTTTGTCGACGAGGCCTACACACTGATCGACGAAAGCGGCCAAGATCAATACGGTCGCGAAGCCGTCCAGACACTACTCAAGCGAATGGAAGACCAGCGTGAGCGTTTGGTCGTGATCTTAGCCGGGTATCCGAACGAGATGAACGCGATGATCCGCAGTAATCCAGGACTGAGCAGTCGTGTCGGAACGACCATGCACTTCGCCGACTACAACCCCGAATCGCTCTGCCGAATTTTCGAATTGATGGCGTCAAAGGCGAAGTATCAATTGCCGACCGAATCACGGCGAAGGCTATTGCGTGGATTCACGTACTTGTATGCCAAACGGGATCGACATTTTGGCAACGGACGTACGGCCCGCAATAGTTTCGAACGAAGCGTGCGTCGCTTAGCCAATCGCTTGGCCGAAATCAAAGACATCACCCGTGATCTACTCACAACCCTGCAAGGCGACGACATCGAAGTCGCCGGAGTCGACAGCGCTCACCTCAAGGCGATGGCGGCCAAACCAGGTAAGGTCCGCATCGAGTGCAATGGGGGGGTCGCACAA is a window of Roseiconus lacunae DNA encoding:
- a CDS encoding DUF1549 domain-containing protein — its product is MKRAIISITKWAWFGLLLLLAFGYMASGLSNGRTTESASSIRPKESDPRSPDMSLEAAGNSKPIATESGDADSVDAVVDRIDQARRQAITAAGLRSAEMADWMTVCRRLSLALVGSGLSLEEIRALESLPVDQRERAHLDRLLGDVRFHDYWAERWTRFLVSDEGPFLVYRQRRFRHWLSETIAENRPYDQVVRDLITAEGLWTDRPQVNFLTVTFDSNDGSPDPVRLAARTCRAFLGLRIDCLQCHDDFLGNVSLGDEDALRGGSQTDFHQLAAFYSSAKTNGLQGVRTESVDYRFQYLDADEEVDVTADVPYRQDLLPEDGDPRERLARWVTAADHRQFARAAVHRFWTLMFGRAVTDAVDNLPLDESDDPVLVALIDDFQRHRDVHRTIRLIASTEAFRVDSVADFEITARHEVVHAAFPLTRLRAEQVAGSITQASKVKMIDRDSSLLVQLIRFGAINDFLKRYGDLGENEFSKDGITIPQRLMLLNGSMLHEAAKSEPILNTTGQIKSFAQDDPQAVEVAFLCLLNRYPTKEEQAYFAEKVGEADGRGNGLEDLFWMLANSTEFTWNH
- a CDS encoding transposase gives rise to the protein MARLSRQEIIDPNEPTVVHVINRTVRRCFLMGDDPLTGQNFDHRKQWIEALLERFAAYFGIELLCYSILSNHYHLILRTQPQLVADWDDREIALRWLMICPARMVDGKPAEPTEAELNAIRNNPERLAEVRHRLSDPSWWMRLLNQRIAQRANREDEESGKFWQDRFRAIRIEDEASLLACAAYVDLNQVRAGLAESVEESKFSSIQTRIESEFRSTAESPLESSQANVTSGDGNQKHKPSIRRDEFLARLTIDERRDDLGACESDSPHRLTDKGFLPLTLPQYIELLEWTIEQTSPKREKTCGRAPTALSQTGLSRRAWTKLVDSFDEVFTHVAARIETLESCRSRITGRRFRITNEARQLIAAAA
- a CDS encoding sulfatase family protein → MSLLGGGGMGVRRFALAFVGGLLGLMLGATADAEELTRPNVVVIFIDDMGYADINPFGATGYPTPHLDRMAAEGRRFTDFCVSSAVCSASRSALMTGCFHKRIGISGALGPKSNIGLNANETTLAEICKSKGYRTAIYGKWHLGHNPKFLPTNHGFDEYYGIPYSNDMWPHHPAAIAKRKNNPNAPISWSELPMIENTTVVNEKVQPDDQRQMTQEFTRRAVDFIKRDADEPFFLYLPHPMVHVPLYASDEFVGKSGKGLFGDVVMELDWSVGQVMQAIEDIGAERNTLVVFTSDNGPWMSYGDHAGKATPLREGKGTMWEGGYREPTLMWWKGTIPAGTTCDTLASTIDLLPTVAAMIGAELPDHPIDGHDIRPLMFGETDAVTPHETFPCFYSGQLQAIRNERFKLVFPHKYRTLNGHPGGTGGLPVGYQQAVADKALYDLDNDIGETKDVSDQHPNVVAELEAAAQRYRESLGDRLTKTKGTDVRPAGKMEPGDEKLPLIW
- a CDS encoding class I SAM-dependent methyltransferase, with translation MASNQDRFFEPYDREEIAYGDTPSAPLAAYLRQICRTEASGDDGFSAAKNLFALDLGAGAGRDTIAMARAGFSVTAVDLSPRGGERIMQRATEQGVSENVKTQVANVCEFEIQPSSYDLICATTVLDHISESDSKRVWLAMLAGLKSGGALYVEVHSTEDPGSDQSPGLENKAPVSETADAVINYFPPNRLLGWATQPRADLRVLRYEERLEWDYTHGPEHLHGKAILLAVKSGTFPPWYGQPAAFPRR
- a CDS encoding polymorphic toxin-type HINT domain-containing protein — translated: MIRSNNLRSGTHRLLVRLGITCVFWVLVDSVAALSNDAVAEATESKADSLVQKALQSELAGDSVERFRLLDQAVEQDPENTSAQWQSGFLLHRDRWVPVRLSMLMNSADEVLQQYHQRRREQSGNLAGEVSLAKWCRQNQLDDRERMHWENVLTLAPNHAEARSKLRLRRYEGQWVPKDQVITAKRLQNQERRALHQWMPVLREWVERIEDVSADRSEAWRSIASVDDPDAIGALEIFAHRSAPSLQRHLIEVIGRIDGQTSSDALVRLSLELDDASGRNIAALELAKDPIHAFAGQYLDRLEAPLKYRSSLSRIGDTVFSETLIRQERADDVVTFTRATKAGMSINAPVIRTSRVYHQIFANELAFQTRRIAETEQSIENQNEDRASSNERIFAALKTSTGEQFDDQPQLWWDWWKRYNEYDVTASKRHVHLSQTDYRRGELRIPLPPRCECFPAGTIVHTETGRRPIESIRSGDKVLSKDPISGELSYRLVTRTTARPPSDTMRLMVAGESITATVGHPFWVTGKGWTMAKELNPGDRLHGLHGSVPIEVVEGGAACEAFNLVVEKTNTYFVGESALLVHDNMIRSSSQQPIPGWHSN
- a CDS encoding AAA family ATPase, translated to MSGPSDDQIIESVRLYRESLAETKAFYFEAAELVRGSYGWLGQGQSDAESFAQQMDDLHQGFLMKVFAAVVPDASAKSLEQRQMGRALLEHLWGKSVLGSQLHEAVDWLINAAADFQWDELVRPFTELPDLRNHWGELETLAMRMANLLTNVDGNVSVADNANIASMKRQFDQARGRAPDNLTRQADTDNARAAIDWLRDEAKRLRGDAISANVGKPTPTAGPGRSPQPASPQRSTPKTTTTETSEDVRTPEQRLEDAKAKLDRLIGLDNIKDQIQTLTNFLAMERKRQELDLPTSRPSLHMAFVGNPGTGKTTVARIIAEIYGALGVLEKGHLVETDRSGLVAEFAGQTGPKTNAKIDEALDGVLFVDEAYTLIDESGQDQYGREAVQTLLKRMEDQRERLVVILAGYPNEMNAMIRSNPGLSSRVGTTMHFADYNPESLCRIFELMASKAKYQLPTESRRRLLRGFTYLYAKRDRHFGNGRTARNSFERSVRRLANRLAEIKDITRDLLTTLQGDDIEVAGVDSAHLKAMAAKPGKVRIECNGGVAQVVDDHCLGTEITCDDCGEPYFADWGEPVIELEAEPEPSSEAKR
- a CDS encoding DUF1501 domain-containing protein; this encodes MLHSSVCDPKLHFSRRTLLGAGAGGAMLSAIANQLAWADQIAKTDAGEQKNVILLWMDGGPSQLETFDPHVGSKYGGDVGAIPTTVKGLEIADTLPQTAEKMHLGTLIRSMTSKEGDHQRATYNVKTGWRLDPTLVHPSIGAVLCHEFPQSLDIPRHVSIIPGQWPSKGGYLGPNFDAFIVGDPNSPVPDLKARVDADRMDRRLNGLDFLESQFRRGRLKDLDHNRTLHQSSTAAALRMMSSEQIDAFDVSDESATTLASFGDTPFGRGCLAASRLIEAGVRCVEVNLSGWDTHVNNHSLQSSACGTLDPALASLLGRLEEREMLRNTLVVCGGEFGRTPVINPAGGRDHWPNGFSMFLAGCGIRKGSVYGATAADPVVKSEDLKSNPLVNLDQPVTIGDLHATILKCLGVAYERELETPVGRPLVRIEGDPIDDLMV